In Candidatus Desulfofervidus auxilii, one genomic interval encodes:
- a CDS encoding tyrosine-type recombinase/integrase: MAITPYQTLPLVGTKPIQYLTEIQTNALVQVFQEWYDKSPTKAKGRIRGRYWLTFLVLRFTGARIGEVLGIDDRTDIDFRNGEIKLVTLKRHNSRRRNSTRIIPVPASVISEIATYLAEFPEQRGRVFKLDQGNFRRVFYERAKEADIPKDLAHPHILRHTRAIELLRAGVPVTIVQDLLGHSALTTTAVYLRISGQEAKGILREKGLV, encoded by the coding sequence TATCAAACCTTACCGCTGGTAGGTACCAAGCCGATTCAGTATCTGACAGAGATTCAGACCAATGCTCTGGTTCAGGTTTTTCAGGAATGGTATGATAAAAGTCCTACAAAAGCAAAAGGAAGAATACGGGGGAGGTACTGGCTGACCTTCCTGGTGCTCAGGTTTACTGGTGCAAGGATAGGAGAGGTGCTAGGTATAGACGATAGAACAGATATAGATTTCAGGAATGGGGAGATCAAGCTGGTTACTCTCAAACGACATAATTCCAGGAGAAGAAACAGCACCAGAATTATTCCTGTTCCTGCCAGTGTGATTTCTGAGATTGCAACCTATCTGGCTGAGTTTCCTGAGCAGAGGGGAAGGGTGTTTAAGCTTGACCAGGGCAACTTCAGGCGGGTGTTTTACGAAAGGGCAAAAGAAGCAGATATACCAAAAGACCTGGCCCATCCTCACATACTCAGGCACACAAGAGCAATTGAGTTGTTAAGAGCAGGAGTGCCGGTAACGATTGTGCAGGATTTATTGGGACATTCGGCTTTGACGACTACTGCTGTATACCTTAGAATCAGTGGTCAGGAAGCAAAGGGAATTTTAAGAGAGAAGGGGTTGGTGTAA